Below is a window of Dictyostelium discoideum AX4 chromosome 1 chromosome, whole genome shotgun sequence DNA.
AGAGACTATGATTATGAAGGgtgtaattgaatttaaagcacaaaataatattaaagcATGCATTGCATTAAAGAATAGTTGGAAGCAGTATTACCAAGCATTTGAGATTATAAAGGACCTCCCATCGACATTCCCAATTTACAATCATTTGGTTAGTTTAGCAAATTATGGTGTTGGTATATTCCATTTCCTCGTATCGGTCGTGCCACCACAGTACATGTGGTTGATCGAGGGTATTGGGTTCAAGGGTAATCGTATGGAGGGTTTGAAGGAGATTAAAGCATCAAGTGATTCACCTAATGGTATTAGAACAGTTATGTCAAAGGTCGCATTGGTATTGTTGCATGTCTTCTTTTTCGAAGATTATAAACAATCTGAGCCATTGATCGACCACTTGATTAAACAGTATCCACAAGGTGCACTCATTCATTATCTTAGTGGTGCATGTTTACGTAAGCAAGGTAAAATCAAGGAATCCACTCAAAGTTATAGTATCGCTTGTGAAACAAGTTCACAATtgaaacaattacaattattcaTTGAATCTGAATTGGGTTATAATGAAttcttaaatttaaattggtCATCCGCTGAAACTTATCTCGCCAAATTCCTTAGTGAAACTACAAGTTCAGGCTTTAAAGCTTTCATTGCTTATCAATTGGCACTTTGTTATGAAATGCAAGGTAATACAGACGCTGCCACAAATACCATGAAAATTATACCAACATTTGTAAGAAAAGGTTTCGATTTTGATGAATTCTCTGGTAGAAAATCCGCAAAATATCTCAAACAAAAATGTTATCGTGAATTTGATAAGAGTTATCTCTCTGCATCTTTATTGAATGAAGCTCATCAATTTGAAGAAAGTATTAAAGTTTTAGAAAAATCAttagaaaaaagaaatgaaatgACTCATGACGATATTGCTTGTGCTGAATATCTTTTAGGttcaaattatcaattattaggtaaaaaagatgaagctaaaaaatattatttagtaagtattaataatatatttaaataataattattattttttcgaTTAAtctaatcaattttttttttttttttttttttttcaaatttgatCTATTTAGTCATCCTTATCAcatgaaaaacaaattacaagcgattattttattataccATATTGTAATGTTGGTTTAGCAGAAATTAGTTTTTCTGAAGATAAGAAATCTGAttgtaaaaattatattaaaaaagcaAAAGGCTATTCTGCAAATCAATATGATTTCCCTTCTGTATTAGATTGGAGAGTTCGTAAAGTGGCCCAATTATCAAATACTGAtgtttaaaatcaaattcgattttttttttttttttttatatttatatttaacattaaaaaagtaataataataataattaaataaataaataaaaaataaaaaaataaaaaaaataaaataaataatttaaataataagaatatttcttttctttctttttttttacttacttACCATTGTGgaaagaaaaaacaaaaagaaaaataaaaataaaaaataaacaaaaacaatatacTGCCTtggaaattaatttcattttattttatttttttttttattttttttttttctcttaaGGTCTTAAACTCTTGATAAtccaaaacaaaaacaagtCGCGAATtactttttcaaataaattgtttaattttttatttgaaaaaataatagtgataataataataaaaaataaaataaaaaatagatttaaatctttaaaagtaaaacaatttgaaaaaataattaaacacATTGgacgattttttttttttttaggtatttatttaataactcAATTTACATTTAAGCTTTAGCGTTTAAAGCAGTTAAGATATCTGAGTCACCAGCATCGGTAATTGACATAACAGAGACTCTGTAGTGACGACCTAAAGCAGTACCTAAGTCAACATTGTTACCTGAGTATAAATGGACGGTGGTTTTGCTTAACATAGCGTAGTATTCGATTTCAGATCTACGGATTGATGGTAAATTGCTAGCgagtaaaattaattttgatttaccaGCTCTTAAGGTTTTAAGGGTTGATTTGTAACCTAATTGGGATTTACCACTCTTCATGACGAGGGCTAATTTAGAACCAATGTTTTCTTGTGATTTCTTCTacttaatattaatatttaataatattattatttttttaattaaaaaaagaattaattagtCAATCATTCTCCacaacttttaaaattgtatatatatatatatatattttttttttattatttttttttattgggcgtgtataaaaaaaataaaggttGGAAtgagtttttttaaaaattgtagttgtgtgtgtgtatttttaatttttattaaaagaaaagaaaatttgaaggattcatttttattattatatttttaaatttaaaattgaataatcgaatttttttttttttttttttttttttttcttctttttttttttttttttttacaacaccaaacttaaaaatttaaattataacaaATTACTATACCTATGACAAATAGATTAAACCATAGTAGTGAAACAactttgttttattttatttttatttttttattttattttaaggtTTATAATTATCGCTGATACGTACGACTTTTTTAACGCTAACCATCTTTATTTAAGTGTAATCAAACTCCGGTTTATGTGATAACAAATtacattgaaaataaaaaaaaaaaaaaaatttcactGTGTCCAGCCAACCGAACCgcacaatttttttatttttttttttattttttttttttacgagtcaaaaaaatattcaaaattcgGATTTATTTACATAgctttttacaaa
It encodes the following:
- the rpl30 gene encoding S60 ribosomal protein L30; amino-acid sequence: MVSVKKVKKSQENIGSKLALVMKSGKSQLGYKSTLKTLRAGKSKLILLASNLPSIRRSEIEYYAMLSKTTVHLYSGNNVDLGTALGRHYRVSVMSITDAGDSDILTALNAKA